Genomic DNA from Catellatospora sp. TT07R-123:
CTGCCCGGGATCACGCTCGCGCTCAACAACATCGCCGACATCCACACCCGGCTCGGCGACTTCGACCTGGCCCATGCCGCGCTGGACCGGGCGCTGCGGCTGGCCCGCGAGATCGGCAACGCCCACCTGGAGGGCGCCGTGCTGCAGAACCTCGGCGAGACCAGGCTGGCCGCCGGCGACGAGGACGGCGCCCTGCACCACTTCGGGCTGGCCCTGGCCATCCGGCGGCGGATCGGCGAGCAGCGGCGGGAGGCCGAGACGTCCAACGCCATCGGCCTCATCCGCCTCTCCCGCGGCGAGCACGCGAGCGCCCTGGACCACTTCGGGCGGGCGCTCGCCCTGTGCCGCGAGATCGACGACCGTGCCATGGAGGCCAGGACCCTGGCCAACATGTCCCTGCTGGGCTAGTGCCAGACGGTCACCCGGGCCGTACCGGTGACGACGGTCCCGGCCGAGTAGTAGGTGATGGCGACGTTGAAGTACTTCCCGTTCTGCGTGAGCGCGTGCGGTAGCAGCTGGATGGGGACGTACACGCTGGTCTGCCCGGCCGGGACGACGACCGTGCGGTTGACGGCCACGTAGTCGAGCCCGGCGAACAGGTCACCGTCGGAGGTCTTGAACGTCACCGCCTGGTCCAGGGTGGACGGATCGTTGGTGGCGAGCGGGGTGCTGACGATGTTGCCGGGCTCGATCGTGCACGGCACCGCCGTCGTGCCCGGGTCGGGCCGCGGCGAGGGCGACGGGGGCGGCGGGGGCGGCGAGGTACGGGGCTCGATCAGGCACAGCCGGCTGTCGACGGTCGCGGCGCGGATCGGGGTGTCGTTGTCGAAGATCCGGCCCCGGCCGGTGGCGGCGACGATCCGGACGTCCGGGCTGGGGTTGACCAGGGTGACCGTGAAGTCCTCCAGCAGCGCCTCCGACACCGTGTCCCGCACGATGACCGCCTGGATCTGGCGCAGGCCGCCGTCGCCCGCGGGCCACTGCAGCAGGCCGCCCGGCAGCTCGAAGTCGGCGGGCCGGTGGGCGGTGCCGTCGGTGACCGTGTAGCCGACAGAGCCCGCCGCGGCGCAGGACGCCGTGTACACGGTGAAGGTCAGCGTGGCGGTGGCCTCGGACACGGTGACCTGGGGGTCGATCGCGACCGACCGCTGGCAGGCGGCGGCCGCGCCCGGCTGGCCGCCGACGGTCGTGGCGGTGATGACGGCGGCCAGCGCCACCGCACCGGCGACGAGCGCGGGCAGCATCCTCGATTTCATCGTCATTGGCGCATCATCGGGCATGAGGCTTGTGATGAGCTTGTGAGCGATGTGCCAAAAACATTTAACAAGCTAGATATCAGGTATCGATGTCAACCAGTGGGATGCGGCGCCCACGCAGCGGGTCGCGCGGTCCGAACAGATGTCGCGACCGACCGACGTCGACACTCAGGGGCCACCTTCGCCACCATCTTCATCGATGGCATGGCGGATCTCGGCGGGCATGTGGGACGCGGGAGCTTACCCGAAACGGCTCCGATCACGACGAGATACGCGGAACGAGAGCAATTTTCGCGATAAGTGCAAAAGTGCGCCCGAGTTCAGGTCGAATCACGGTGGAGAAATCGGACCGGAGAGAGGGCCCGCCATGCACGGGAAGAGGAAGCTGATCACGCTCGCGGTCGTACTGGCGACGTCGTTGCCGCTCGGCCTGGCCGCCTGCGGCGAGACGACCCTGACCCGGGCCGCGCAGCCCGCGAACGAGCCCACCGACGGCGAACCCCCCGCCGATGCGCCGGTCGAACCGGACACCGCGCCGAACAGCCCGGATGCCCTGCTACCCAGCACGGACGTCGCGCCCGAGAGCGCCGAAGCGCCACCGCCGAGCCCGGATGCGCCACCGCCGAGCCCCGATGCGCCACCGCCGAGCCCGGATGTCGCGCCGGTAAGCCCCCAGCCCCTCGCCCCGGTCCGCCCGAAGACCGGGCCCAGCGGCCCGAACGTGGCACCGGTGAGCCCGCCACCGCTTGCCCCGGTCAGCCCGAAGGCGGGGCCCAGCGGCCCGAGCGTGGCGCCATCCACTCCGGGGCCGTCGGTCACGACGACGCGCACCCCCACCCCGTCGCCCCGACCGGCGCCACCGCCGCCGCCACCGCCGCCCGGCCCGGCCGTGTTCGGGCCGGCCTGCGCGTCGCTTCCGGAGGGCAGCCTCGACGCGATGGCGCAGCAACGCACAGGCTCCGCGTCGGCGGCCAATTCACGGCTCTCCACCCTGTTCAACGCCCTCAATCAGGCCAAGCTGACCAGCGTGCTGGACAACGCCGAGGCCGTCACCGTCTTCGCCCCGGTCAACGAGGCGTTCGCCCAACTGCCGCAGGCGGACCTGAACCGGCTGCTCGCCGATCCGGCGCAGCTCAAGAAGGTGCTGACCTACCACACGGTCAACGGCAGGATCGCGCCGGAGAAGCTGGCCGGCACGCACCCGACCCTGGAAGGCCAGAAGATCACGGTGACCGGCAGCGGTGGTGACTTCAAGGTCAACAACAGCGCGGTGATCATCTGCGGCAACATCCAGACCCGCAACGGCGTCGTCTACCTCGTCGACCGCGTCCTGATGCCGCCGTCCTGAGGTATCGAACGGCACGACGCGGTCAGCGCCCGCCGCCGGACAGGACGGCGTCGACGGGCGCGGGACAGGTTGGCGCTGATCACCGCCGGGTCTCGCGGGCCTGTCGAGATGTCTCAAGAGGTTAATCGGATAATGGAATATTCGTCCTTGTTATAGCTTAATAGCCGATTTGGAAATCCTCTGGACTGTGGCGATCCACGCGGGGCAGCCCGCCGGGACGGGCCGGACTTCGTAATCCACCGTGCGGTGACGGCGGCATGTGGTCAGCTGATAGTGGACCCTGAGTCGAGGAGGCCCTCATGCGCTCGCTCGGTGACGATCGTGAGGTCAAGCCGACGCGCACGCCTGCGGTCGGAGCGGCTGACGGCAGACGCTCCGTAGA
This window encodes:
- a CDS encoding Calx-beta domain-containing protein; the encoded protein is MTMKSRMLPALVAGAVALAAVITATTVGGQPGAAAACQRSVAIDPQVTVSEATATLTFTVYTASCAAAGSVGYTVTDGTAHRPADFELPGGLLQWPAGDGGLRQIQAVIVRDTVSEALLEDFTVTLVNPSPDVRIVAATGRGRIFDNDTPIRAATVDSRLCLIEPRTSPPPPPPSPSPRPDPGTTAVPCTIEPGNIVSTPLATNDPSTLDQAVTFKTSDGDLFAGLDYVAVNRTVVVPAGQTSVYVPIQLLPHALTQNGKYFNVAITYYSAGTVVTGTARVTVWH
- a CDS encoding fasciclin domain-containing protein, yielding MAQQRTGSASAANSRLSTLFNALNQAKLTSVLDNAEAVTVFAPVNEAFAQLPQADLNRLLADPAQLKKVLTYHTVNGRIAPEKLAGTHPTLEGQKITVTGSGGDFKVNNSAVIICGNIQTRNGVVYLVDRVLMPPS